A region from the Nesterenkonia lacusekhoensis genome encodes:
- the ectB gene encoding diaminobutyrate--2-oxoglutarate transaminase produces MPTDIFETRESQVRSYCMNWPATFEKASGSYQYTESGSKYLDFFSGAGALNYGHNHPELRDAVVDYVANDGVTHSMDMKTPAKRRFLETFERVILEPRNLDYKVMFPGPTGTNTVEAALKLARKVTGRQHILSFTNAFHGMTLGSLSVTGNSMKRRGAGIPLTNSSKIPYDDYFDGDIPDFLWLEKVLEDSGSGVDKPAAVIVETVQGEGGLNVARMEWLKALSDLLRRHKILLIVDDVQAGCGRTGSFFSFEEAGIHPDIVCVSKSISGYGLAMALTLFKPELDVWESGEHNGTFRGNNLAFVTAAKALEIFWSDDSFQKELGGKIEELHVGMEKIVEHVNGAYVKGRGFLTGMSFPDPDTAGKVAAEAYKRNLLVETSGPEDEVVKLMPALTVEPEDLQKGLKILEEAVLAATGQMGEPSRLRPPH; encoded by the coding sequence ATGCCCACTGACATCTTTGAGACTCGCGAATCGCAGGTCCGCAGCTACTGCATGAACTGGCCGGCCACCTTCGAGAAGGCCTCCGGCTCCTACCAGTACACCGAGAGCGGCTCCAAGTACCTGGACTTCTTCTCCGGCGCAGGTGCCCTGAACTACGGCCACAACCACCCCGAGCTGCGAGACGCCGTGGTGGACTACGTGGCCAACGACGGCGTCACCCACTCCATGGACATGAAGACCCCGGCCAAGCGCCGCTTCCTGGAGACCTTCGAGCGGGTCATCCTGGAACCGCGCAACCTGGACTACAAGGTCATGTTCCCCGGCCCGACGGGCACCAACACCGTGGAGGCCGCGCTGAAGCTGGCGCGCAAGGTCACGGGCCGTCAGCACATCCTGAGCTTCACCAACGCCTTCCACGGCATGACCCTGGGCTCGCTCTCGGTCACCGGCAACTCGATGAAGCGGCGCGGCGCAGGCATCCCGCTGACCAACTCCTCGAAGATCCCCTACGACGACTACTTCGACGGCGACATCCCGGACTTCCTGTGGCTGGAGAAGGTCCTGGAGGACTCCGGCTCCGGTGTGGACAAGCCGGCGGCCGTCATCGTGGAGACCGTCCAGGGCGAGGGCGGCCTCAACGTCGCCCGCATGGAGTGGCTGAAGGCGCTGAGCGACCTGCTGCGCCGCCACAAGATCCTGCTGATCGTCGACGACGTCCAGGCCGGCTGCGGCCGCACCGGCTCCTTCTTCTCCTTCGAAGAGGCCGGCATCCACCCGGACATCGTCTGCGTCTCCAAGTCCATCTCCGGCTACGGCCTGGCCATGGCGCTGACCCTGTTCAAGCCTGAGCTGGACGTCTGGGAGTCCGGCGAGCACAATGGCACCTTCCGCGGCAACAACCTCGCCTTCGTCACCGCGGCCAAGGCGCTGGAGATCTTCTGGTCCGACGACTCCTTCCAGAAGGAGCTCGGCGGCAAGATCGAGGAGCTGCACGTGGGCATGGAGAAGATCGTCGAGCACGTCAACGGCGCCTACGTGAAGGGCCGCGGCTTCCTCACCGGCATGTCCTTCCCGGACCCGGACACCGCCGGCAAGGTGGCCGCCGAGGCCTATAAGCGCAACCTGCTGGTGGAGACCTCCGGCCCCGAGGACGAAGTCGTGAAGCTGATGCCGGCACTGACCGTGGAGCCTGAAGACCTGCAGAAGGGCCTGAAGATCCTGGAGGAGGCCGTGCTGGCCGCCACCGGTCAGATGGGCGAGCCCAGCCGCCTGCGTCCCCCGCACTGA
- a CDS encoding ectoine synthase has translation MYTLHIDDLNGTDRDIDEPNWRSRRMVLAKEKVGFSLHETTLRAGTENDFWYANHVEAVYCVGGKGTLTDKETGKEYPITDGFLYLLDGHEKHHVSVEEEMRMVCVFNPPVTGREVHDTDGVYPLIIEED, from the coding sequence ATGTACACCCTGCACATCGACGACCTCAACGGCACCGACCGCGACATCGACGAGCCCAACTGGCGCTCCCGCCGCATGGTCCTGGCCAAGGAGAAGGTCGGCTTCTCCCTGCACGAGACCACGCTGCGGGCCGGCACCGAGAACGACTTCTGGTACGCCAACCACGTGGAGGCGGTCTACTGCGTCGGCGGCAAGGGCACGCTGACCGATAAGGAGACCGGCAAGGAGTACCCGATCACCGACGGGTTCCTCTACCTGCTCGACGGCCACGAGAAGCACCACGTGTCCGTGGAGGAGGAGATGCGCATGGTCTGCGTCTTCAACCCTCCGGTCACCGGCCGCGAGGTCCACGACACCGACGGCGTCTACCCGCTGATCATCGAAGAGGACTGA
- the nagA gene encoding N-acetylglucosamine-6-phosphate deacetylase, with protein sequence MSGTGRPEMIAARRALTPQGRLAPYWVEVAEDSVGGARISAAGEGPPPRAPEVEVHGILSPGFIDVHCHGGGGCSFADGPEQARAAAAAHRAQGTTTVIASLVTDPVPALQESLQMLTPLVDSGELAGIHLEGPWLSARHKGAHSEEFLQGPRAEDINDLLEVGTVAMVTLAPELPGGLDAVRQVTSHGAVAAVGHTDATYEQVSRALGAGASAGTHLFNAMRGLHHREPGAAGALLEHRSAHLELIADGVHLHPAMLRLIFAQHPERAVLISDAMAAAAAEDGDYTLGSLDVRVIGGEARILEPDGAVGAIAGSTLTVGAAVRYAVQQAGAPAEQALLAATANPAAMLGLERVGSLSVGSRADLVVLDEELGVERVMQAGVWVT encoded by the coding sequence ATGAGCGGCACAGGGCGCCCTGAGATGATCGCCGCGCGCCGGGCGCTGACCCCTCAGGGGCGGCTGGCTCCCTACTGGGTGGAGGTCGCCGAGGATTCCGTCGGGGGCGCGCGCATCAGCGCCGCGGGGGAGGGCCCGCCGCCGCGGGCCCCTGAGGTCGAGGTCCACGGCATCCTCTCGCCCGGGTTCATCGACGTCCACTGTCACGGCGGGGGCGGCTGCTCCTTCGCCGACGGACCGGAACAGGCCCGTGCTGCGGCGGCCGCGCACCGCGCTCAGGGCACGACGACGGTCATCGCCTCCTTGGTCACCGACCCGGTCCCGGCCCTGCAGGAGAGCCTCCAGATGCTCACGCCCCTGGTGGATTCGGGAGAGCTGGCAGGCATCCATCTGGAGGGCCCCTGGCTGAGCGCCCGGCATAAGGGGGCCCACAGCGAGGAGTTCCTGCAGGGTCCGCGCGCAGAGGACATCAACGATCTCCTCGAGGTCGGCACAGTGGCCATGGTGACGCTGGCACCGGAGCTGCCCGGAGGACTCGACGCCGTCCGCCAGGTGACCTCCCACGGTGCGGTGGCCGCCGTCGGGCATACCGATGCGACCTATGAGCAGGTCAGCCGCGCGCTCGGCGCCGGCGCCTCGGCCGGCACCCATCTGTTCAACGCCATGCGCGGGCTGCACCACCGGGAACCCGGCGCTGCCGGTGCCCTGCTGGAGCACCGCTCGGCGCATCTGGAGCTGATCGCCGACGGCGTCCACCTCCATCCGGCCATGCTGCGGCTGATCTTCGCTCAGCACCCCGAGCGTGCCGTGCTGATCTCCGACGCCATGGCCGCCGCCGCGGCCGAGGATGGTGACTACACGCTGGGCAGCCTGGATGTGCGGGTCATCGGCGGCGAGGCCCGGATCCTGGAGCCCGACGGCGCAGTGGGCGCCATCGCAGGGTCCACGCTCACCGTGGGGGCCGCCGTGCGGTACGCGGTCCAGCAGGCGGGGGCCCCTGCGGAGCAGGCACTGCTCGCGGCCACTGCCAATCCGGCGGCCATGCTGGGCCTGGAGCGGGTGGGTTCGCTGTCTGTGGGCAGCCGGGCGGACCTGGTGGTGCTGGACGAGGAGCTCGGCGTCGAGCGGGTCATGCAGGCCGGGGTGTGGGTGACGTGA
- a CDS encoding ABC transporter ATP-binding protein, which yields MASVTYDSASRIYTPGARPAINNLHLEIADGEFLVLVGPSGCGKSTALRMLAGLEEVNDGRILIGGDDVSNVSPKDRDIAMVFQNYALYPHMSVAENMGFALKIAGVSKEERAQRVQEAAKILDLEQYLDRKPKALSGGQRQRVAMGRAIVRSPKVFLMDEPLSNLDAKLRVQTRTQIAALTRDLQTTTVYVTHDQVEAMTMGDRVAVLKDGILQQVDSPRNLYDAPANVFVAGFIGSPAMNLFQVPFEGESIVLGSEAFPIPGGHLAKAHGNEVTLGVRPEDMELVSDGGSGLDMTVDLVEELGADAYIFGTPKGIQTFQPVIVRVDGRRPPMKGETVRIRPSIDHVHLFDSETGLRLNGDIPDSTPEARLSDVEALQEEEE from the coding sequence ATGGCCTCAGTGACCTATGATTCGGCCAGCCGGATCTACACCCCGGGCGCTCGCCCCGCCATCAACAACCTGCACCTGGAGATCGCCGACGGCGAATTCCTGGTCCTCGTGGGACCCTCCGGCTGCGGCAAGTCCACCGCACTGCGCATGCTGGCCGGCCTCGAAGAGGTCAACGACGGCCGCATCCTCATCGGCGGCGACGACGTCTCCAACGTCTCCCCCAAGGATCGCGACATCGCGATGGTCTTCCAGAACTACGCGCTGTACCCGCATATGAGCGTCGCTGAGAACATGGGCTTCGCTCTGAAGATCGCCGGCGTCTCCAAGGAGGAGCGCGCCCAGCGCGTCCAGGAGGCCGCCAAGATCCTGGACCTGGAGCAGTACCTGGACCGCAAGCCGAAGGCCCTCTCCGGCGGTCAGCGTCAGCGTGTGGCCATGGGTCGCGCCATCGTGCGCTCCCCCAAGGTCTTCCTGATGGATGAGCCGCTCTCCAACCTGGACGCCAAGCTGCGTGTGCAGACCCGTACTCAGATCGCCGCACTGACCCGCGACCTGCAGACCACCACCGTCTACGTCACCCACGACCAGGTCGAGGCGATGACCATGGGCGACCGCGTGGCCGTGCTCAAGGACGGCATCCTCCAGCAGGTCGACTCTCCGCGCAACCTCTACGACGCTCCGGCCAACGTCTTCGTGGCCGGCTTCATCGGCTCCCCGGCCATGAACCTCTTCCAGGTGCCCTTCGAGGGTGAGAGCATCGTGCTGGGCTCCGAGGCGTTCCCCATCCCGGGCGGCCACCTGGCCAAGGCCCACGGCAACGAGGTCACCCTGGGCGTGCGCCCGGAGGACATGGAGCTGGTCTCCGACGGCGGAAGCGGCCTGGACATGACCGTGGACCTGGTCGAGGAGCTCGGAGCCGACGCCTACATCTTCGGCACCCCGAAGGGCATTCAGACCTTCCAGCCGGTGATCGTGCGCGTGGACGGCCGCCGGCCTCCCATGAAGGGCGAGACGGTGCGCATCCGTCCGAGCATCGACCACGTCCACCTCTTCGACTCGGAGACGGGGCTGCGCCTCAACGGCGACATCCCGGACTCCACGCCGGAGGCCCGCCTCTCCGATGTGGAGGCCCTGCAGGAAGAGGAGGAGTGA